In Nicotiana tabacum cultivar K326 chromosome 21, ASM71507v2, whole genome shotgun sequence, one DNA window encodes the following:
- the LOC107804446 gene encoding putative glycosyltransferase At3g07620, protein MKYGEEFQILCQIDKRKWILIVVLVAVTHLFCQTLMLPYGNALRSLVPDKTVLLPEKISFSIREYTVKSAKVAGTLVGKNFSNFDSASVLVHRVDSADNGDTGEDGENDEGVNGEDEAKLHSNNSDGKALDIDSDFVEDATIENDNVFDEVVDMDVETTMQNSANQIHTSILQKNDKSREDLSLEQVVKPNGELSADSELDANRSSMQIDTKTTSATNLSSVTDSNHLDPLPLVTLGLNESNYNHTARIKSSTGDLAQVLPNNGNHSLVQTDITVSSNGSPVKKKMRCMMPPKTITSISQMEKLLVRHRARSRAMRPRWSSERDQEILAARLQIENAPLLRSDRELYAPAFRNMSMFKRSYELMERILKVYVYKDGEKPIFHTPIMKGLYASEGWFMKLMEGNNKFVVKDPRKAHLFYLPFSSRMLEHSLYVRNSHNRTNLRQYLKEYSEKIAAKYRFWNRTGGADHFLVACHDWAPYETRHHMEHCIKALCNADVTVGFKIGRDVSLPETYVRSARNPLRDLGGKPPSQRKILAFYAGNMHGYLRPILLEHWKDKDPDMEIFGPMPSGVASKMNYIQHMKSSKFCICPKGYEVNSPRVVEAIFYECVPVIISDNFVPPLFEVLNWDAFSLIIAEKDIPNLKTILLAIPEKKYLDMQLAVRKVQRHFLWHAKPAKYDLFHMTLHSIWYNRVFQTKAR, encoded by the exons ATGAAGTACGGCGAGGAGTTTCAAATTCTATGTCAAATTGATAAAAGGAAATGGATTTTGATAGTAGTTTTGGTGGCTGTGACTCATTTATTTTGTCAAACCTTGATGCTTCCTTATGGTAATGCTCTTCGCTCTCTGGTACCGGATAAAACAGTTTTGTTACCGGAGAAGATTAGCTTCTCAATAAGAGAATATACTGTCAAATCTGCAAAGGTTGCTGGAACCCTTGTAGGAAAAAACTTCTCAAACTTTGATAGTGCATCTGTGTTGGTTCATCGTGTGGATAGTGCAGATAATGGTGATACGGGTGAAGATGGTGAAAATGACGAGGGAGTAAATGGTGAGGATGAGGCAAAACTACATAGCAATAATTCAGATGGCAAAGCACTggatattgattctgattttgtTGAAGATGCAACTATTGAAAACGATAATGTATTTGATGAAGTTGTGGACATGGATGTGGAAACTACAATGCAGAACAGTGCGAACCAAATCCATACTTCTATACTGCAGAAGAATGATAAATCTAGAGAGGACCTCTCTTTAGAGCAAGTTGTTAAACCAAATGGTGAACTTTCAGCAGACTCTGAGTTAGATGCAAATAGAAGTAGCATGCAAATTGATACTAAAACTACGAGTGCGACTAACTTGTCTTCTGTGACTGATTCAAACCATCTAGATCCCTTGCCATTGGTTACCTTAGGATTAAATGAAAGCAACTACAATCATACTGCTCGTATCAAGTCTTCGACAGGAGATTTGGCTCAAGTTCTCCCAAATAATGGAAACCATTCGTTGGTTCAAACGGATATCACTGTCTCAAGTAATGGGAGTCCAGTCAAAAAGAAGATGAGATGTATGATGCCACCGAAAACTATAACTTCAATCTCCCAGATGGAAAAGTTACTAGTTAGGCATCGTGCTCGTTCACGTGCTATG AGACCTAGATGGTCTTCTGAACGTGACCAGGAAATATTGGCTGCTAGGTTACAGATTGAGAATGCTCCACTTCTGAGGAGTGATCGAGAACTTTATGCTCCTGCCTTTCGAAATATGTCCATGTTCAAAAG GAGCTATGAACTCATGGAACGGATTCTCAAAGTTTATGTCTACAAGGATGGAGAGAAGCCGATTTTTCATACCCCAATAATGAAGGGATTGTATGCATCCGAGGGATGGTTTATGAAACTAATGGAGGGAAACAATAAGTTTGTCGTGAAGGATCCCCGAAAAGCTCACTTGTTCTACCTGCCCTTTAGTTCAAGGATGCTGGAGCATTCTCTATATGTGCGTAATTCTCATAACCGAACAAACCTACGCCAGTATTTGAAGGAATACTCGGAGAAGATTGCAGCAAAATACCGGTTCTGGAACAGAACTGGTGGGGCAGATCATTTTCTTGTCGCATGCCATGACTGG GCTCCGTATGAAACAAGGCACCACATGGAGCACTGTATCAAGGCCCTCTGCAACGCTGATGTAACCGTAGGCTTCAAAATAGGAAGGGATGTATCCCTTCCGGAAACATATGTCCGCTCTGCCAGAAATCCACTTAGAGATCTCGGAGGTAAGCCACCGTCTCAAAGGAAAATTCTCGCGTTCTATGCTGGGAATATGCACGGATACTTGCGTCCAATCTTGCTCGAGCATTGGAAGGACAAAGATCCCGACATGGAGATCTTTGGTCCAATGCCAAGTGGTGTTGCTAGCAAAATGAATTATATACAGCATATGAAGAGCAGCAAGTTCTGCATTTGCCCAAAGGGCTATGAAGTCAACAGCCCTAGAGTAGTCGAAGCCATATTTTATGAATGCGTACCAGTGATTATATCGGATAATTTCGTGCCTCCCCTTTTTGAAGTCCTGAATTGGGACGCGTTCTCGTTGATTATAGctgagaaggatattccaaactTGAAAACCATACTTCTTGCTATACCGGAAAAGAAGTATCTTGATATGCAACTAGCTGTTAGAAAGGTTCAGCGCCATTTTCTTTGGCATGCAAAGCCTGCAAAATACGACCTGTTTCACATGACACTTCATTCGATTTGGTATAATAGAGTCTTTCAAACAAAAGCGAGATGA
- the LOC107804445 gene encoding sugar transport protein 14-like, giving the protein MAGGGFDDRRGARAHLYEYKITWYFIFSCIIAATGGSLFGYDLGVSGGVTSMDDFLKVFFPKVYRRKQEHLKETDYCKYDNQILTLFTSSLYFAALISTFGASHVTRNKGRKASILCGAVSFFLGAVLNASAKNIAMLIIGRCLLGVGIGFSNQAVPLYLSEMAPAKVRGAVNQLFQLTTCLGVLIANLVNYATARIHPWGWRLSLGIAAIPAVLMFVGGLFLPETPNSLVEQGKLEKAREILEKVRGTSKVDAEFADLIDASNEARAIKNPFRNLLKRKNRPQLVIGALAIPAFQQLTGMNTILFYAPVIFQSLGFGSGASLYSSVITGGALVVGALMSMSFVDKFGRRAFFLEAGVEMICVMVAVAITLALKFGQGEVLPKGIGIFLVIIICIFVLAYGRSWGPLGWLVPSEIFPLETRSAGQSMVVCVNMIFTALIAQCFLVSLCHLKYGIFLLFAALIIIMSCFILLLLPETKQVPIEEIYLLWQSHWFWKRYCAPEENGIELKKGQQV; this is encoded by the exons ATGGCAGGTGGTGGATTTGATGATAGAAGAGGAGCAAGAGCACATCTTTATGAGTATAAGATTACTTGgtatttcattttttcttgtaTTATTGCAGCTACTGGAGGTTCTCTTTTTGGTTATGATCTTGGTGTTTCTG GTGGGGTGACTTCTATGGATGATTTCTTGAAAGTATTTTTCCCCAAAGTATACAGAAGGAAGCAAGAACATCTCAAAGAAACAGATTATTGCAAATATGACAATCAAATCCTCACACTTTTCACTTCCTCTTTGTATTTTGCTGCACTTATATCTACATTTGGTGCTTCACATGTCACAAGGAACAAAGGCCGTAAAGCCAGTATCCTATGTGGTGCAGTTAGTTTTTTTCTTGGTGCAGTACTTAATGCTTCTGCTAAAAATATTGCTATGCTCATTATTGGTCGATGTCTTCTTGGTGTTGGCATTGGATTTAGCAACCAG GCAGTCCCATTATATCTTTCAGAAATGGCACCTGCAAAAGTCCGAGGAGCAGTTAACCAATTGTTTCAACTCACAACTTGCTTGGGAGTATTAATAGCCAATTTGGTCAATTATGCAACTGCTAGAATCCATCCATGGGGATGGAGATTATCTCTTGGCATAGCAGCAATTCCTGCTGTACTCATGTTTGTTGGTGGGCTTTTCCTTCCCGAGACACCAAATAGTCTCGTAGAACAAG GTAAATTAGAGAAAGCAAGGGAAATATTGGAAAAAGTTAGAGGAACTTCAAAAGTGGATGCAGAATTTGCTGATCTTATAGATGCAAGTAATGAAGCCAGAGCTATAAAGAATCCATTTAGAAACTTACTTAAGAGGAAAAATCGTCCACAATTGGTGATTGGAGCATTAGCAATTCCAGCATTTCAACAACTTACTGGAATGAACACAATCCTTTTCTATGCACCTGTTATTTTTCAGAGTTTAGGGTTTGGCTCTGGAGCTTCTCTTTATTCATCTGTTATTACTGGTGGAGCACTTGTTGTGGGTGCACTTATGTCAATGTCCTTTGTTGATAAGTTTGGAAGAAGAGCTTTCTTTTTGGAAGCTGGAGTTGAAATGATATGCGTCATG GTTGCAGTTGCCATCACACTAGCTTTAAAATTTGGACAAGGTGAAGTGTTACCAAAAGGAATTGGCATATTCCTAGTAATAATAATTTGCATATTTGTTCTTGCTTATGGAAGATCATGGGGTCCTTTAGGTTGGTTAGTTCCAAGTGAAATATTTCCTTTGGAAACAAGATCAGCAGGACAAAGTATGGTTGTTTGTGTCAACATGATTTTCACAGCACTAATTGCACAATGTTTCTTGGTTTCACTTTGTCACCTCAAATATGGCATATTTCTGCTATTTGCGGCTTTGATTATTATTATGAGTTGCTTCATATTGTTGCTTTTGCCTGAGACAAAGCAAGTTCCAATTGAGGAAATTTATTTGCTATGGCAAAGTCATTGGTTTTGGAAAAGGTACTGTGCCCCAGAGGAGAATGGAATTGAATTGAAGAAAGGGCAGCAAGTTTAG